The region TCCACAGGCAATTTCGGCATCGGCACGGCATATATCTCCAGGCTGCTCGGGTTCCGAGCCATCGTCATCATGCCGGACAATATGAGCAGGGAACGGTACGAGCGCATCGAGAAATACGGCGGGGAGCTCGAGCTTACGCCGGGTTCGGAATCGGATGTTATCCTGACCCTGGAACGGACCCATGAGATGATGCGTAATCCCCAATATAAGGCGTTGGCCCAGTTTGAGCTGTTTCCCAATTATCGCTTCCACCGCCACGTCACCGGCAACAGCGCCGTGGCGGCGGTGAGGGGGATCGGCAACGGCAGGATCGCCGGGTTTGCTTCCGCTCCGGGGTCGGCGGGGACGCTAGCCGCCGGTGATCAGATCAAGGCCGTTTTTCCGGAGGCGAAGGTCGCCGCCCTCGAGCCGTACGAATGCTCCACACTGGCCAACGGCGGCCGGGGGCAGCACCGGATCGAGGGGATCGGCGATAAAATGTGCACGCTGATCCACAATGTGCTGACAACCGATTTCGTCGTGCTGATCAGGGATGAAGAGACGGTCCAGGGATTGAAGGTCTTTCGCGATGGCGCGGATACGCTGACGAGGCTGGGGATCGACCGGGGGTCTGCCCTGGGGCTGAGGGACTGCTTCGGACCTTCGGGAGTCTGCAACGTGCTGGGGGCGATCAAACTGGCCAAGTATTTGCGGCTCGGCCCGGGGGATAACGTGGTGACCGTGGCGACCGACGGTTTCGACCGCTATCAGTCGGTGCTTGACGATCTTGACGGCCGCTATCTGGAGACCGCGCCATTCGTACTCGACCGGTGGGCGGGCGATATTTTCCTGGGCGCCACGCAAGAGCAGGTGTACGATTATCGCAGGGCTGGCGATAAGGAACGGCTTTTCGCCCGGAAGGAGAGCGACTGGCTGAAGTTCGGCTACAGCAAGGCGTTTCTCGACGGGATGCGGGAGCAGGCCTTTTGGGACGAACAGTACGGGAAGGTCGGCTATTACAACGGCAAGATCGCCGCACTGCGCACGAAGCCGCGGGAGACCAACGGTATCGGTTTGTGAAACCGGCGACAGATAACTTCTCGAACAGCGATAAGCATAGAAGAAAAAGGTAGCCGGCAATACGGCTACCTTTTTTGCTGGACTTTGCGAACATAATAGATGGACCGGAAAAAAGGAAGCGACACCATGATGATAGAAATAATCAGGACAATATCAGTTTCCGGTAGTATGCTCGCTGATCATAGGGAGTTGTATGTGGTCGGCGGGGAACGGGGGGGCAGTATGTCCGGACGAGGGTTGAGCGCTTCAGAAACAGATATCGACGGGGTATTCGGGCGAGAGCTCGGCGAACGCCGGCGGGACGAGGCGGCGCTGAACAAGCCGGAGGCAATGGCAAAGAGCGTCTTGGACAGTGTCAATTTTGGCGTGGTCGTCATCGACCGCGCCATGCGTATTCTGGCTGCAAACAGGTTCATCCGGGAAGTATTCCCCGACGTCGATTATTCTCAGGCCCCGTGTTGCCACGCGTCTTTGGGCCACGCGGAAAGGAAGGTCTGCCTGAACTGCCCGGCGAAGCAGACCTTTCAGGACGGCGAGGCTCATGAAGGGATTTGCGTGGTTCCGCGCGCGGACGGGGAGAAGTACGTCAGGCTGGTCTACTCGCCCATCAAAGATGATGATGGGGCGGTCGTGGCGGTCGTGGGGGTGTCGGAGAATATTTCCGCACGCGTGCTGGCGGAGGAGAAAATCCGCAAACTGTCACTGGCGGTCGACCAAAGCCCGGGCATTGTCCTGATCGCCGACCCCGATGGCAGGATTACTTATGTAAATGCCAGGTTCACGCAGGTTACGGGTTATAAGGCCGAGGAAGTGAACGGCATGGCCCCGCGCGACTGTCTGAAGTCGGGAGTTCACCCCGATAGCTATTATAACGAGGTCTGGGCGACTGTTGAAGCCGGACGGGAGTGGCGCGGGGAATTTTGCAACAGGAAGAAGAACGGCGAGCTTTTTTGGGTGCTAGCGTCGATATGTCCGGTCATGAACGCCGAAGGCAAGCTTGCCTGTTATTTGTCCATCCAGCAGGATATCACCGAGAAGAAGGTGATGGAGGAGGCCCTGCGCGTGAGCAGGGAGACTCTG is a window of Selenomonadales bacterium 4137-cl DNA encoding:
- a CDS encoding pyridoxal-phosphate dependent enzyme translates to MGIIPFGPTYDEMLDPGTLDGALRERAIAARGNELDPVNLFNITWRDEANEVRRLVLPPELTGVDANIVVLLGCAFPSGSHKVGPAYSTLMEGLVDGEIVPGEHTILGPSTGNFGIGTAYISRLLGFRAIVIMPDNMSRERYERIEKYGGELELTPGSESDVILTLERTHEMMRNPQYKALAQFELFPNYRFHRHVTGNSAVAAVRGIGNGRIAGFASAPGSAGTLAAGDQIKAVFPEAKVAALEPYECSTLANGGRGQHRIEGIGDKMCTLIHNVLTTDFVVLIRDEETVQGLKVFRDGADTLTRLGIDRGSALGLRDCFGPSGVCNVLGAIKLAKYLRLGPGDNVVTVATDGFDRYQSVLDDLDGRYLETAPFVLDRWAGDIFLGATQEQVYDYRRAGDKERLFARKESDWLKFGYSKAFLDGMREQAFWDEQYGKVGYYNGKIAALRTKPRETNGIGL